Proteins from a genomic interval of Pristis pectinata isolate sPriPec2 chromosome 21, sPriPec2.1.pri, whole genome shotgun sequence:
- the LOC127581301 gene encoding LIM/homeobox protein Lhx1-like, with product MVHCAGCERPILDRFLLNVLDRAWHVKCVQCCECKCNLTEKCFSREGKLYCKNDFFRRFGTKCAGCYQGISPSDLVRRARSKVFHLNCFTCMICNKQLSTGEELYIIDENKFVCKDDFLNSNNSKENGSLSLTACSDQSLSPDSQDHLQDDTKDSESANISDKETANNENEEQNLGAKRRGPRTTIKAKQLETLKAAFAATPKPTRHIREQLAQETGLNMRVIQVWFQNRRSKERRMKQLSALGARRHAFFRSPRRMRPLGDRLDGADMMGNGPFNYYGDYQTEYYGPGSNYDFFPQGPPSSQAQTPVDLGFVPSSGPGATPLGGLEHPLPGHHPSNLPGPGDGQRFTDMISHSHGDSPSPEPGLTGPSMHTMAADVFGPGPSPSFSLTNGGYTNHLSHPPPEMNEAAVW from the exons ATGGTACACTGTGCGGGGTGCGAAAGGCCTATTCTTGATAGGTTCCTATTAAACGTCCTGGACCGAGCTTGGCATGTGAAGTGTGTGCAGTGCTGCGAATGCAAATGCAATTTAACAGAAAAATGTTTTTCACGAGAAGGGAAGCTCTACTGCAAGAACGACTTCTTTCG TCGTTTTGGTACCAAGTGTGCCGGCTGCTATCAGGGTATCTCCCCAAGCGATCTGGTGAGGAGAGCGAGGAGCAAAGTCTTTCATCTGAACTGTTTTACTTGTATGATATGCAACAAACAACTTTCCACCGGAGAAGAGCTCTACATCATCgatgaaaacaaatttgtttgCAAAGACGATTTTTTAAACAGCAATAATTCGAAAGAAAACGGTTCGCTGTCAC TAACGGCATGTAGCGATCAAAGTTTATCACCGGATTCTCAAGATCATTTACAAGATGACACAAAGGACTCAGAAAGCGCCAATATTTCAGATAAAGAGACTGCCAATAACGAGAACGAGGAACAGAACCTGGGAGCCAAGCGCCGGGGACCCCGCACAACCATCAAAGCAAAACAGCTGGAAACTCTCAAAGCGGCTTTTGCAGCCACCCCCAAACCCACAAGGCACATCCGAGAGCAACTGGCTCAGGAAACCGGGCTAAACATGAGGGTTATACAG GTCTGGTTCCAGAACAGGAGGTCCAAGGAGAGGCGGATGAAGCAGCTGAGTGCTTTAGGGGCTCGTAGACACGCGTTTTTCCGCAGCCCCAGACGGATGAGACCCCTGGGAGATCGCCTCGACGGGGCTGACATGATGGGAAACGGCCCTTTCAATTACTACGGGG attatCAGACTGAATATTATGGCCCTGGAAGCAATTACGATTTCTTCCCTCAAGGTCCTCCCTCATCTCAAGCTCAGACTCCGGTGGATCTGGGTTTTGTGCCCTCCTCCGGGCCTGGGGCGACCCCACTCGGCGGACTCGAGCATCCACTGCCCGGCCACCACCCGAGCAATCTTCCCGGGCCAGGCGACGGCCAGAGGTTTACCGACATGATCTCTCACTCACATGGGGACTCTCCCAGCCCAGAGCCGGGGCTAACAGGACCGTCAATGCACACGATGGCGGCGGATGTGTTCGGCCCGGGTCCCAGCCCGTCCTTCTCTCTCACGAATGGGGGATACACCAACCATTTGTCACATCCGCCTCCGGAAATGAATGAGGCAGCCGTCTGGTAA